From Nicotiana tabacum cultivar K326 chromosome 15, ASM71507v2, whole genome shotgun sequence, the proteins below share one genomic window:
- the LOC142169613 gene encoding uncharacterized protein LOC142169613, which yields MEKVKIVKVWLKTAQSRQKSYSNVRRIDLEFKEDDWRVGQVAYRLELPPEMSLVHSVFHVSMLKKVVGDPSLIVQVEAIEVNEELTYEKILVAILDRQVWKLRNKEISSIKVILRYQQVEEATWEAEEEMKRMPLFDNAMLIMLSLVLFSCYDALLCYDAVRIGFWALY from the exons ATGGAGAAGGTCAAGATTGTTAAGGTGTGGTTAAAAACCGCTCAGAGTCGCCAGAAGTCCTATTCGAATGTGCGTCGCatagatttggagttcaaagaggatgattgg AGGGTTGGTCAAGTGGCATATAGGCTCGAGTTACCTCCAGAGATGTCCTTAGTGCACTCggtatttcatgtatctatgttgaagaaggtagttggagatccgtctctCATTGTCCAAGTGGAGGCTATTgaagttaatgaagaattgacttatgagaAGATTTTGGTTGCCATCCTTGATAGACAAGTTTggaagttgaggaataaagagatTTCCTCCATCAAAGTGATTTTGCGATaccaacaagttgaagaggccacctgggaggctgaggaagaaatgaagag GATGCCCCTTTTTGATAATGCAATGCTTATTATGTTATCGTTGGTACTGTTTTCATGCTATGATGCATTGTTGTGTTATGATgctgttaggattggtttctgggcTCTTTattag